In Paramisgurnus dabryanus chromosome 7, PD_genome_1.1, whole genome shotgun sequence, the following are encoded in one genomic region:
- the oser1 gene encoding oxidative stress-responsive serine-rich protein 1, with amino-acid sequence MAPVEEVEKDCEEDTLQTAFKKLRVDAESATSTVRVCDTLASRLVVRGSPEGAGAKSKMTSSKENWLGSTRKSSRGAVRSQRRRRSKSPILHAPKFTYCSKMSPPPGHLKHKTPPDPEDPSTTLGISVKTEVPFSASRSTVFGVVGYETHLPAVSGPEAAPLSPRIPSEGESAENRPTLGSGSTSQEAAEGSAAVSDFQTLCKLQEGDQCPCGQKECQCAGWQGVEVYSFTGLRDVISECERSVPQDTSNRTYGGASNGTSSSPRSCSEQARAYVDDITIEDLSGYMEYYLYIPKKMSHMAEMMYT; translated from the exons ATGGCTCCTGTGGAGGAAGTAGAAAAGGATTGTGAGGAGGATACGCTCCAGACAGCTTTCAAAAAGCTGCGCGTGGATGCTGAAAG TGCCACATCCACAGTCCGAGTCTGTGACACTTTGGCTTCCAGATTGGTTGTTCGAGGCAGCCCGGAAGGAGCCGGAGCCAAATCCAAGATGACGTCCTCAAAAGAAAACTGGCTCGG ATCCACACGAAAATCATCCAGAGGTGCTGTGAGAAGCCAGCGACGCCGCCGATCAAAATCTCCTATCCTTCACGCTCCAAAGTTTACATACTGCAGTAAAATGTCTCCCCCTCCTGGTCATCTCAAACACAAGACCCCACCAGACCCCGAAGACCCCAGCACCACTCTGGGCATCTCTGTCAAGACGGAAGTTCCTTTCTCCGCTTCACGTTCAACTGTATTCGGTGTGGTCGGGTATGAAACGCACCTCCCTGCCGTTAGCGGTCCGGAAGCAGCCCCGCTCAGTCCACGAATACCCTCGGAAGGCGAGAGTGCTGAGAACAGGCCCACTTTAGGAAGCGGCAGTACTTCTCAGGAAGCGGCAGAAGGTAGCGCTGCTGTGTCTGACTTTCAAACTCTGTGCAAGCTGCAGGAAGGCGACCAGTGTCCATGCGGGCAAAAAGAATGCCAGTGTGCCGGTTGGCAGGGTGTGGAGGTCTACTCGTTCACTGGCCTTCGAGATGTCATCTCCGAATGTGAACGGAGTGTCCCGCAGGACACTAGCAACAGAACTTACGGCGGTGCAAGTAACGGAACATCTAGCTCGCCTCGATCTTGTTCTGAACAAGCCCGCGCTTACGTAGATGACATCACAATAGAGGACCTTTCTGGCTACATGGAATATTACCTTTACATCCCGAAAAAGATGTCGCACATGGCCGAGATGATGTACACCTGA